The Gossypium arboreum isolate Shixiya-1 chromosome 6, ASM2569848v2, whole genome shotgun sequence DNA window gtctgatcacacctaggaaagaggatcggtggcgactccctgtttatttcaaaaaaatcaaacgtcaaattttaaacttttttaataaatcgccacaattagcgaccaagcgaaactaaaatttttacgtcgctacaaataCTAAaacaaaaatgtataaaatatattaaaatgaaacATTAGTTTAGTGGTACATTTAAGATTTTAGTAATCTCATTGGTGTGGGTTTAAATCCCATCATATgcatattttaattgatttttgttaaaatgaaaagacTAAAATATCCCCGAATAATATAACATTTTTAACTACGGAAAGACATTTCCATAATTTCCTAACCGAGTTGGCAAACCAATTGAGAGTGACATCAACTTAGATAAGAACTTAATAAATAGTATAGAtaattgtatattattttactATTCGTGTTTAAATAATTTGATAATCTTATTGATAAGAGATAATTGtatcaatattattatttaaacccCTAACGGAGTTAGTGTAACAAGTTAATTGAAACAAACTTGGTTagggaaattatgaaaatattcttttataattaaaataaattgtattatttgatggtattttagtcttttattttacaaaataaaaaatacatatgATGAGATTTAAACTCATGCCACTTGCATTAGCAAAACCTCAAATTTACAACTTAacccaaaatattattttaattttttatgtgcATTTACATTTTAATATGCACATTTTATTACCTCCATCAATCGTATATTTGTATTAttgattatatattatttttaaacataccACCGTGTTTTAAATATATGATTTCCATGTGGATGCGCTAATAATAAACTTTTTAGtataaataaaaattgtaaaatatataaataatttatttttaggttACCACTATTTTATTAGAATCAAAATTCAATTTAAGTtaactaaataattaaaataaatttgaaaaagaaTCTATGCAATTACATAAGATGTAGCTCAAAGTTTTAAGGATTGAACCTTATAAACAAATTTGCTTtatttcttaatttgataaaatgtaaTATGCCatcaaaaattataattaaataatttttaatatttgctTAAAAACATCAGTTAATGAAATTCTTTTTATAATCTGGGTAAATATTAACAATATATACTACAATAATTTTGCTAAAAGTTGTTATTCATAATTGGACTTGTTTCATCAACTTCAACTCAATTAAGTTGGTGGTGGGTCATTATTGCTTCTGCAACATGTTATTTGGCAACAGTTTTATAATGTGAAATTAAGAATGTTAACTTCATTCCATTTTAAACTTATACTTCAATCCAAaaaattattatgatttatatatTACTATGAATTTAATGCTTGTAGGCTGTGAAACATATTGAGGCCGATGAATTTTCACTGTAAAGATCAATTTCAACACCTTAGGTTCAGAGCTTGTCAAAGGCACTTGGAAAGTAATTCTCAAATTTCATTACCCACCACCTAATCGGTCAGCGTTCTCTGATTTGTCATTAAATTCCCCTGCCTAAAGTAAGCTTTAACGTGTGATTGTGACATTTAAGAAACTTCCTAAGTTCTTCGTTTTGGTTTTTGCAGGTTTTAGAAGTCCAAATTGTCTTCCTGGTGTCGTTTACTGCAACAAGTCTGCCCTTTAAATCTTTCTCTTCTTAATTCCCAACCATTTTCCATTTCTTAGTCTCTGAAATTTTCTTAGACTATGATATGGGAACTCATAAAAGAAACCCAGTTTTTCTTCTTCTGGCTTCATTAACTTTTCTACTGTTTTCTTTTGCTCAGTTTTGCCGTGCGGTTAATGATACAATCAGGCAAGGTGAAACAATAAGAGATGGCCACAGTTTGAAATCGGAGAATAATTATTTTCAACTGGGATTCTTCAGTCCTGTAAACTCCACATCTAGATATGTGGGGATATGGTACACGTTTGATCAGAAAGCAGTTGTTTGGGTTGCCAACAGAAACAGTCCCATATCAGACAGAAATGGAGTTTTGAGGATTGAAGTTGATGGCAACTTAGTACTCCGCGATGGAAATAACAATTTAGTCTGGTTAGCTCCAGTTTCAAGTTTGGCAAACAACACTGCAGCAAGACTCCATAATACTGGAAATTTCGTTCTATCAAGAAATGATAGCATTGATGATAGTGATGCTAAAACTGCCTTATGGCAGAGTTTCAGTAACCCAACTGATACATTTTTGCCAGGAATGGGAGTTCCAGTGAGTTCAAAACTAGGTGTGTCCATTCCTTACAGATCATGGAAATCAGCCACTGATCCTTCACCAGGGAACTACAGCATGGGCGTTGATCCTAATGGAGGACAACAGATAGTGATATGGGGTAAAGAGGGAAGGCGGTGGAGAAGTGGGCAATGGAATCTGCAGTTCTTCATAGGGATCCCCTATATGAGTAATAATGTTAGTTCCTTCCACGGCTTCAAAATTTCTTTGCCTGATGAAACTGGGACCATGTATATTACATACAAGCCGCCAACCCAAGATTTATTTAGATTTGTGATATCCTGGGAAGGTAAAGAACGGCAGTTAAAGTGGGATGATGATAAGAAGAAGTGGCTACCTCTGCAATCAGAGCCTGACCCTGATAATAGATGTGAGCTTTATAATTATTGTGGGAATTAAGCGACTTGTGACCGCTCAAATTCTCGTCGAATCTGTAATTGTTTAGAAGGGTTTAAACCAAAGTTTCAAGATCAGTGGGATCAAGAAAACTGGTCAGGTGGGTGTGAACGTAAGATCCAACTGCAATGCCAAAGCACGAATCGTACATCTCGGGAAAATGGTAAACCAGATGGATTTAAGAAACTCAAGTGCACCAAGTTACCTGATTTAGCAACTTTGTTGCCATCTGAGGAGAACTCAGAGGCTTGTGGAAAGAGATGCTTAGAAAATTGTCAATGTAAAGCATATGCATTTGTTACTGGGATTAGATGCATGGTATGGACAGGGGACTTGATCGATATGCAGCATTTTCAGCAATTTCAGCAAGCTGGGAATTTCCAGTTCTTCTACCGTCTCCATCATTCTGAATTAGGTAAGATATGGTCCATTAGAAGTTTTTAGCTAGCTCATTTTTATCATAGAGTAGTTCTAAAGTTTCTGCATTTTTTCCTTTTGATTTCCACTGCCCTTTACCTATATCAGATATGGTGTCATAATTCTAGGGATATTGGTACTTCAAACTAAGCTTTTAGTGAGCTGAATGATGTTAACAAAAATGGCTGAGACCGTACACTCGTTTTAACATTGATTCTTCTGTCTCTATTAGCTGACTAAATATGAAGCAAATTTGACTCCGCTACTAAAGGATCTATACTTATATCAGATATGTGTATAACATATACTAACACCTTTCTTTTTCTCACTTGAATTGTAGATGGCGGGAGGAAGATATCCAATCTTGTGATAGTTATAATATGTGTGGTGGCGGCATGTTTCTTGGTGGCATCTCTATGGCTACTATGGAGATACAAGAAGAAAGTGAAAGGTGAGTACTTTTCTCCctcaaaaaaggaaaataagaaaagaaaaggaaagagggTATTTATATTTCCAGTTTGTCTGCAGTTTCATCAATGCCATGTTGCAAAGACGACGATGTAGAAATTTTCGATGTGTCCAAGTCCAAAAGAAAAGAATTTTCGGCAGATCTTTCAGGACCATCTGACATCCTTATAGATGAGAATCAAGACAATGGGCCAGAGTTACCAATTTTTAATTTCAGTGTTGTGGCTGCTGCAACGAAGAACTTTTATGAAGGAAACAAACTTGGGCAAGGACGTTTTGGTGCTGTATACAAGGTGAGCTTCTTTAGTTTAGTTAAAAAAAATAATGTCTGTAATGTTATTGAATTGAATCAAAGGTAATGGCGGTTACTGTTTATGTTTTTATCACTAGGGAGAGCTTCCTGGAGGTAAAGAAATAGCAGTGAAGAGGCTTTCAGGAAAGTCCGGGCAAGGCTTAGAGGAGTTCAAAACTGAAATTATCTTGATTGCCAGATTGCAACATAGAAATCTTGTTAGACTATTGGGCTGCTCCATTCATGGGGAAGAAAAGCTGCTGATTTATGAGTATATGCCCAATAAAAGTTTGGACAATCTTCTTTTTGGTATGTTccttgttatccctgtttagtgTTCTTTGTAATTGTATGTCATAATTTATT harbors:
- the LOC108484739 gene encoding LOW QUALITY PROTEIN: G-type lectin S-receptor-like serine/threonine-protein kinase B120 (The sequence of the model RefSeq protein was modified relative to this genomic sequence to represent the inferred CDS: substituted 1 base at 1 genomic stop codon) translates to MGTHKRNPVFLLLASLTFLLFSFAQFCRAVNDTIRQGETIRDGHSLKSENNYFQLGFFSPVNSTSRYVGIWYTFDQKAVVWVANRNSPISDRNGVLRIEVDGNLVLRDGNNNLVWLAPVSSLANNTAARLHNTGNFVLSRNDSIDDSDAKTALWQSFSNPTDTFLPGMGVPVSSKLGVSIPYRSWKSATDPSPGNYSMGVDPNGGQQIVIWGKEGRRWRSGQWNLQFFIGIPYMSNNVSSFHGFKISLPDETGTMYITYKPPTQDLFRFVISWEGKERQLKWDDDKKKWLPLQSEPDPDNRCELYNYCGNXATCDRSNSRRICNCLEGFKPKFQDQWDQENWSGGCERKIQLQCQSTNRTSRENGKPDGFKKLKCTKLPDLATLLPSEENSEACGKRCLENCQCKAYAFVTGIRCMVWTGDLIDMQHFQQFQQAGNFQFFYRLHHSELDGGRKISNLVIVIICVVAACFLVASLWLLWRYKKKVKVSSMPCCKDDDVEIFDVSKSKRKEFSADLSGPSDILIDENQDNGPELPIFNFSVVAAATKNFYEGNKLGQGRFGAVYKGELPGGKEIAVKRLSGKSGQGLEEFKTEIILIARLQHRNLVRLLGCSIHGEEKLLIYEYMPNKSLDNLLFDATKKAELGWRTRLNIIEGIARGLLYLHRDSRLRIIHRDLKASNILLDSEMNPKISDFGMARMFQGNQIEANTVRVIGTYGYMSPEYAMEGLFSVKSDVYSFGVLLLEIVSGQRNTIFRSSDHTSLLSYAWLLWSEDKAMDLVDPSIRDTCSPNEVLKCIHIGMLCVQDSAVHRPTMAAVVLLLESETPTLPMPTKPTYTFLRSAIEEEDIGDAQEIGSSNDLMVTVIVGR